AGTCGTCGGAGGAATAGGTAATATCCCGGGGGCAATGTTAGGTGGATTTCTGATGGGAATTGTCGAGACTATGGCTCTATCTATCAATTCTAATTTAGGCTATGTGGCTACTTTCTTCCTGCTTGTTCTGGTGCTTCTTTTTAAACCAACAGGATTATTAGGAAAACCATTTGTGCAAAAGATATAGCTTTCAGGCAAGGGGAAAGGAAGTTTCACGCCAAGCACGCAAAGAACGCAAAGGGAAATAAGGGGAAAAATTACCTTTGCGCCTTTGCGTGAAAAAACTATTTTCAGGAAAATGTAGTTTTGTAAATCAATCAATTACAATAAGTTACGAACATTTTCAGGAGAAGTATGGGACGCAGATAAACGCAGATTTTCAGGATTTTTAAATATACATCCTGATAATCTGCGAAAATCTGCGTCCCATAACCTATTTTCAGGAGAAAAATGAAAAAATATAATTATAACTACCTTTACTTAATTCTAATATTTGCCAGTATGACCGTCTGGATACTTGGAGATAAAGGAATAATTACCACCTATTATATTCAGATATTCATCCTTATTTGTATTAATATCATCCTCACGACTTCCCTGAATTTGATTAATGGTTTTTGTGGTCAACTTTCCATTGGCCACGCTGGTTTTATGGCTATTGGGGCTTATTCAGCCTCTTTATTTACTACCATTATTCCCAAAGCATATCTTTACTCCTTTTCCAACCTCAATCCAATATCTCAATGGGCAATATTTTTACTATCTTTAGTCATCGCCGGGTTTATGGCTGGCTTAGTCGCATATTTTATTGGTTTACCGCTTTTAAGACTTCGGGGTGATTACTTAGCCATTGGCACATTAGCCTTTGGTGAAGTAATTCGTGGTGTAGCCAAACTAAGTGATGAAATAGGCACATTCTTCAACGATATTGGACTTAAAAATTTAGGTGAACTAATTATTGGGATAAATGGTCCAAGGGGTTTAGGTGGTATCCCTCATTTAACCAATATCTTCTGGGTAGTTAGTTTGACTATTATCATCATATTTATCATTGACCGATTAGTTCATTCAAGTTATGGTCGGGCATGGGTGAGTATTCGAGAAGATGAAATATCAGCAGAAATGATGGGGATTAATACCGCCAGATATAAACTATTAGCCTTTAGTTTAGCGGGTTTTTTTGCCGGGATAGGTGGTGGACTTTATGCCCATATCTTAATGTTTATTCATCCAGATAACTTTTGCTTCATCAAATCTGTTGAATATTTAGTCTATCTTTATCTTGGTGGAATGAGTAGTATTCTTGGGTCGGTTATTAGTGCGGCAGGGATTACATTTCTGCTTGAATTTATGAGAATTATTGGATTTCAAGAGTGGCGACTGGTGATATACCCACTTATTCTTATTATCCTGATGCTCACAAAACCAGAAGGATTCTTTAAAAAAGACCTATAAAAGGTGGGAAAAAATGCTATTAAGGATAAATCAGTTACATAAATCATTTGGTGGACTGATGGCGGTAAAGGATTTTAATCTTGAGGTTAAACAAGGGGAGATACTTTCAATCATTGGTCCCAATGGCGCAGGGAAAACCACTATTTTTAATCTTATCAGTGGCTTTTATACCCCGGATAACGGTGAGATTATCTTTGAAAATCAAAACATCTGTGGTCTTGCACCTTTTATTATTGCGGCAAAAGGGATTTCAAGAACATTTCAGAATATTAGATTATTTGAAGGATTAACGGTGATGGATAATATTCGAATTGCCTTTCACTTTCAGCGAAATTACAAGTTGCATGATACAGTTATTCATAACAAAAAATATCGAGAACAAGAAAAACATATCGCAGAATTTAG
The sequence above is a segment of the bacterium genome. Coding sequences within it:
- a CDS encoding branched-chain amino acid ABC transporter permease, which codes for MKKYNYNYLYLILIFASMTVWILGDKGIITTYYIQIFILICINIILTTSLNLINGFCGQLSIGHAGFMAIGAYSASLFTTIIPKAYLYSFSNLNPISQWAIFLLSLVIAGFMAGLVAYFIGLPLLRLRGDYLAIGTLAFGEVIRGVAKLSDEIGTFFNDIGLKNLGELIIGINGPRGLGGIPHLTNIFWVVSLTIIIIFIIDRLVHSSYGRAWVSIREDEISAEMMGINTARYKLLAFSLAGFFAGIGGGLYAHILMFIHPDNFCFIKSVEYLVYLYLGGMSSILGSVISAAGITFLLEFMRIIGFQEWRLVIYPLILIILMLTKPEGFFKKDL